In the genome of Arachis stenosperma cultivar V10309 chromosome 2, arast.V10309.gnm1.PFL2, whole genome shotgun sequence, the window gaattctCAATAAATGgtttagtttaattattctgaATGTCACTAAATTTTGTTATCAAGTTCTTATATTGTACAACGATTTATACAATGTAAGAACTTGATTACAAGTTttgacttaattgaaaattgaataaaattatagaatCTATGACAACAAACCTTGGATTTAAGTGTCAATGTAAGAACACCTTCAGTTGTTGATGACTCAACTGAGTAAGCATCCAAATGCAGATTGTTAATAGCATCCATGATATCATGCAATATATATTCTCTATAAGGACATTGCATCTCAATCAAAACCTCTTGCTCCTTCATGTTAACCTTCACATCCAATGGCTTATTATTATCTTCTTTAGACACAACAAATCTGTCTATTTCTTCTATGTTTTTTTCATCAATGTCACAAGcctttctcttgttcatcatccAGGGCTTCCTCATTCCCTTATTGTAAACCTTTCTGGCTTCATAGTTATCTGATATCTGCTCTAGCATATCTGGACATTTTCTTTTGGTTCTCGCTTCTGAATCCGCCATGTCCATGTAAGATTCTAGTTCTTCCACTCTTGTCTCAAGCTCTTTCAAGTACTTAATTGTGTCACCTAGGATCGAAATCTTCTCCACCTGTATGCAGTGACAAATCCAGAAAATTTTGATAACGGAGGCAAACATAATAAGATAATGGGATTAATGTATTTATAAATCTATATACTTCATAAAGAGGATATTTTTCTATGTTTACAAAGTGACCTCATGAAATACTTCAATTTCAATATGTTTTAGATGAATTGGCTCCTTTACAAATTACAAATCATTGCAATCCCATACACAAATCAAATTTTAGATGAGAATTGTAGCATGCAATTTCGAAGCTATATAGTTCCAATCCAATAACATTGATTTTAAGAGTATGAAAACAAAGTACCTCACTTATAGGATGAGGAATTGAAGACTTGAGAATCTTAAAGTTTCCAGTTTCTCTTATTTTATCAGATAGGACATTTTCCCTGAACTTGTCATCAGCATTTTCCAATCTATTAGTCCATTCTTTTGTCTCATTTTCTTTCATTGATTTGATAGATGAGAAACTCCTATGCATAAGAGGGACAGTAAACAGAGTCTTCTTCAACAAGCTTTGCTCCAACCGCAGCCGATTTTGCTCACAGATTCCTCCTTTCTTCCATTTCACGAAACTTGATTTGCAATTTGAGTTACTAGCATACGGATTCTGCTTGAAAGCCGATGATCTCCCAAGAAGAGCAGAGAGTATTCTTGTGTAGCTCAAGTGTTCATCACTTGCTGCTGCATCCAATGAACTTCTATTCAAATGATTGAAGCTTTGAATTCCCCTGATTAGTTGAACATCCTTTGAAGCCTTTCCCCGGTTCTCGGACGCCTCGGATAGACAATCACAAGAACTCAGGGAATCAGGTGCACCATTGCTCAAggcatcatcatcatccatgAAATGAACTTGAGAAGAAGGCCCTCCATTATTGATTGCCT includes:
- the LOC130961643 gene encoding transcription factor EGL1 isoform X2 yields the protein MASSWSPKHEKMQKSLSTQLAVAVRSVQWSYGIFWAPSTTQEGVLEWREGYYNGDIKTMKTVQTTMEIKNDKIGVQRSEQLKELYKFLLVGESDPQTKRPSAALSPEDLSDSEWYYLVCMSFVFYPNQSLPGRALEIGETIWLCNAQYADSKVFSRSLLAKTVVCFPYLGGVIEIGTTELVPEDPNLIQHVKACLLEFSKPICSDKSSSALNKPDDDKLQPCSNGEHVLVDTKVLEYSCSPAEEIKLDQDPIKELQEDSNMDSPDGCSNGCEHNCRVGESMVEAINNGGPSSQVHFMDDDDALSNGAPDSLSSCDCLSEASENRGKASKDVQLIRGIQSFNHLNRSSLDAAASDEHLSYTRILSALLGRSSAFKQNPYASNSNCKSSFVKWKKGGICEQNRLRLEQSLLKKTLFTVPLMHRSFSSIKSMKENETKEWTNRLENADDKFRENVLSDKIRETGNFKILKSSIPHPISEVEKISILGDTIKYLKELETRVEELESYMDMADSEARTKRKCPDMLEQISDNYEARKVYNKGMRKPWMMNKRKACDIDEKNIEEIDRFVVSKEDNNKPLDVKVNMKEQEVLIEMQCPYREYILHDIMDAINNLHLDAYSVESSTTEGVLTLTLKSKFRGTATAPLGMIKEALWKVSGNL
- the LOC130961643 gene encoding transcription factor EGL1 isoform X1, which encodes MASSWSPKHEKMQKSLSTQLAVAVRSVQWSYGIFWAPSTTQEGVLEWREGYYNGDIKTMKTVQTTMEIKNDKIGVQRSEQLKELYKFLLVGESDPQTKRPSAALSPEDLSDSEWYYLVCMSFVFYPNQSLPGRALEIGETIWLCNAQYADSKVFSRSLLAKSASIQTVVCFPYLGGVIEIGTTELVPEDPNLIQHVKACLLEFSKPICSDKSSSALNKPDDDKLQPCSNGEHVLVDTKVLEYSCSPAEEIKLDQDPIKELQEDSNMDSPDGCSNGCEHNCRVGESMVEAINNGGPSSQVHFMDDDDALSNGAPDSLSSCDCLSEASENRGKASKDVQLIRGIQSFNHLNRSSLDAAASDEHLSYTRILSALLGRSSAFKQNPYASNSNCKSSFVKWKKGGICEQNRLRLEQSLLKKTLFTVPLMHRSFSSIKSMKENETKEWTNRLENADDKFRENVLSDKIRETGNFKILKSSIPHPISEVEKISILGDTIKYLKELETRVEELESYMDMADSEARTKRKCPDMLEQISDNYEARKVYNKGMRKPWMMNKRKACDIDEKNIEEIDRFVVSKEDNNKPLDVKVNMKEQEVLIEMQCPYREYILHDIMDAINNLHLDAYSVESSTTEGVLTLTLKSKFRGTATAPLGMIKEALWKVSGNL